A single Saccopteryx bilineata isolate mSacBil1 chromosome 9, mSacBil1_pri_phased_curated, whole genome shotgun sequence DNA region contains:
- the LOC136313256 gene encoding protein C19orf12-like isoform X2, translating into MSVMKPAKESTTKCRRRCVSVEDVINLLCDIAGETEMKAAFKKRRRALAVAAVPVLIGAAIGNPIAVFAGVLTGGALWKHELQRHFEPVAQLLKALPDVQRQNLFNKVRAIIEDLEGMDAYQLRKLVRGREDLYEELVQMLKRYFSEERNARVECRTRPSGQRSSRS; encoded by the exons ATGTCCGTTATGAAGCCTGCCAAGGAGTCCACCACCAAGTGCAGGAGGAGGTGCGTCAGTGTGGAGGACGTGATAAACCTGCTGTGTGACATTGCGGGAGAGACGGAGATGAAGGCAGCGTTCAAGAAACGCAGACGCGCCCTTGCGGTCGCCGCCGTTCCAGTCTTGATTGGTGCTGCGATCGGTAACCCGATTGCAGTGTTTGCTG GGGTCCTCACCGGGGGGGCTCTATGGAAACATGAGTTGCAGCGGCATTTCGAGCCCGTCGCTCAGCTCCTAAAAGCGCTGCCGGATGTCCAGCGGCAAAACCTGTTCAACAAAGTCCGCGCCATCATCGAGGACCTGGAGGGCATGGACGCCTATCAGCTGAGGAAGCTGGTCAGGGGCAGAGAGGACCTGTATGAGGAGCTGGTGCAGATGCTGAAGAGATACTTCTCCGAGGAGCGCAACGCCAGAGTGGAGTGTCGCACTCGTCCCTCGGGGCAGCGGTCCAGCAGGAGTTGA
- the LOC136313239 gene encoding protein C19orf12 homolog, whose translation MSTEEPEKECVDVDNVIRLLCDISVKKKMKAALKRFKRGTAVAVSTLSLCLVVGFPVVGGAVRGLLGAFVMMGRFQPIAVILNDLPFPEKWKLFNKVRTIIEGLETMDANQLTTKVNKDNSLYEALVEMLENYFTTELEARVKYD comes from the exons ATGTCCACAGAGGAGCCTGAGAAGGAGTGTGTCGATGTAGACAATGTCATTCGGCTGCTGTGTGACATTTCggtgaagaagaaaatgaaggcagCCCTCAAGCGATTCAAGCGTGGCACCGCGGTCGCTGTCTCTACTCTCAGCCTCTGTTTAGTGGTCGGCTTCCCCGTCGTTG GGGGCGCCGTCAGGGGGCTCCTAGGGGCCTTTGTTATGATGGGGCGATTTCAGCCCATTGCTGTGATCCTAAACGACTTGCCCTTTCCTGAGAAATGGAAACTCTTCAACAAAGTCCGCACCATCATCGAGGGACTGGAGACCATGGACGCCAATCAGCTGACCACAAAGGTCAATAAGGATAACAGCTTGTATGAGGCGCTGGTGGAGATGCTGGAGAACTACTTCACCACGGAGCTCGAGGCCAGAGTGAAGTATGACTAG
- the LOC136313256 gene encoding protein C19orf12 homolog isoform X1, with protein MSTEEPEKECVNVDDVIQLLCDISAQKKMKAALKRFERGILVAVSTLSLGLVVNFPVVGGAVGGLLGAFVMMGQFQPVALILNKLPSLEKRKLFNKVRTIIEGLEGMDAYQLTTKVKEDNRLYEALVEMLERYFTTELEARVKYDDSPLGAGVTQEVLGSWGAPHSFASTLQRTFLNLSQSEHG; from the exons ATGTCCACAGAGGAGCCTGAGAAGGAGTGTGTCAATGTAGACGATGTCATTCAGCTGCTGTGTGACATTTcggcacagaagaaaatgaagGCAGCCCTCAAGCGATTCGAGAGGGGCATCCTGGTCGCTGTTTCTACTCTCAGCCTTGGTTTAGTGGTCAACTTCCCCGTCGTTG GGGGCGCCGTCGGGGGGCTCCTAGGGGCCTTTGTTATGATGGGGCAATTTCAGCCCGTCGCTCTGATCCTAAACAAATTGCCCTCTCTTGAGAAACGGAAACTCTTCAACAAAGTCCGCACCATCATCGAGGGCCTGGAGGGCATGGACGCCTATCAGCTGACCACAAAGGTGAAGGAGGATAACAGGTTGTATGAGGCGCTGGTGGAGATGCTGGAGAGGTACTTCACCACGGAGCTCGAGGCCAGAGTGAAGTATGATGACTCACCCCTCGGAGCCGGGGTCACGCAGGAGGTGCTCGGGAGCTGGGGTGCCCCACACAGCTTTGCATCTACCTTACAACGGACATTTCTCAACCTCTCTCAGTCAGAGCATGGATAA
- the LOC136312910 gene encoding protein C19orf12-like, translating to MPVMKPAKESTTQRHSKKCVSVEDVINLLCDIAGETEMKAAFKEYFQALGAAAFPVLVGALIGHPIAVFGGIFIGGALWKHELQRHFEPVAQLLKALPDVQQQNLFNKVRAIIEDLEGMDKYQLRKLVRGREDLYEELVQMLQRYFSEERNGRVECRTRPSGQRSSRS from the exons ATGCCCGTTATGAAGCCTGCCAAGGAGTCCACCACCCAGCGCCACAGTAAGAAGTGCGTCAGTGTGGAGGACGTGATAAACCTGCTGTGTGACATTGCGGGAGAGACGGAGATGAAGGCAGCGTTCAAGGAATACTTTCAGGCCCTTGGGGCCGCCGCCTTTCCAGTCTTGGTTGGTGCTCTGATCGGTCACCCGATTGCAGTGTTTGGTG GGATCTTCATAGGGGGGGCTCTATGGAAACATGAGTTGCAGCGGCATTTCGAGCCCGTCGCTCAGCTCCTAAAAGCACTGCCGGATGTCCAGCAGCAAAACCTGTTCAACAAAGTCCGCGCCATCATCGAGGACCTGGAGGGCATGGACAAATATCAGCTGAGGAAGCTGGTCAGGGGCAGAGAGGACCTGTATGAGGAGCTGGTGCAGATGCTGCAGAGATACTTCTCCGAGGAGCGCAACGGCAGAGTGGAGTGTCGCACTCGTCCCTCGGGGCAGCGGTCCAGCAGGAGTTGA